The following proteins are encoded in a genomic region of Bacteroidia bacterium:
- a CDS encoding PAS domain-containing protein translates to MQEKKNQEELEIENKKLKVEIERLRQYVSLPSYERRAILEVYKRFASNSLSPITLSDDNENILYANPAFCKLLDYPMDEMVSKNLRQFTNRVEFSTYQVNTYLRKKGIAGLYESILIKKDESEINVQLSASPVFNDENVLICIMTIYTDLTRFCKNNELPIQKSENL, encoded by the coding sequence ATGCAGGAGAAAAAGAATCAGGAAGAATTAGAAATTGAAAACAAAAAGCTAAAGGTCGAAATTGAACGACTCCGGCAATATGTTTCGTTACCCAGCTATGAAAGAAGAGCAATCTTAGAAGTTTATAAAAGATTTGCCAGCAATAGCCTTAGTCCAATTACATTATCCGACGATAATGAAAATATTTTATACGCAAACCCGGCATTCTGTAAGCTTTTGGATTATCCTATGGACGAAATGGTTTCTAAAAATCTTAGGCAATTTACAAACCGTGTTGAATTTTCTACTTATCAGGTAAATACTTATCTGCGAAAAAAAGGAATAGCAGGGCTATATGAAAGTATATTAATAAAAAAAGACGAGAGCGAAATTAACGTACAGCTTTCTGCCTCTCCCGTTTTTAATGACGAAAATGTTTTGATTTGCATTATGACTATTTACACAGATTTAACAAGGTTTTGCAAGAATAACGAGTTGCCAATTCAAAAATCTGAAAATTTATAA
- a CDS encoding noncanonical pyrimidine nucleotidase, YjjG family, producing MKKYTHLFFDLDRTLWDFEANTAEVLTEIYEEFGLKVYFGNFFTFSRAYHEINNDLWEQYRQGIITKDILRWTRFYKTLFQYNCDDKELAQKLGDIYIEQSPLKTKLYPNTLETLATLSLNYKQYILTNGFKEVQYIKVKQCNLEQYFERVFTSEEAGRMKPSEIFFHYVLSELKVDPKSCLMIGDDAKADIEGAKNCSIDQVYFNPQNVKTDCKPNYEISDIKELLEIL from the coding sequence ATGAAAAAGTACACTCATTTGTTTTTCGATCTTGATAGAACATTATGGGATTTTGAAGCTAATACCGCTGAAGTATTAACAGAAATATACGAAGAGTTTGGGTTAAAAGTATACTTTGGCAATTTCTTTACATTCTCAAGGGCTTATCACGAAATTAATAACGATTTGTGGGAACAATACCGACAAGGGATTATAACAAAGGACATATTAAGATGGACACGATTTTATAAAACTTTGTTTCAGTATAATTGTGATGATAAGGAACTGGCACAAAAATTAGGGGATATATATATTGAACAAAGTCCGCTTAAAACGAAGCTTTATCCTAATACACTTGAAACTCTAGCAACTTTAAGTTTAAATTATAAACAATATATACTAACAAATGGTTTTAAAGAAGTTCAGTATATAAAAGTAAAGCAATGTAATTTGGAGCAATATTTTGAAAGAGTTTTTACAAGTGAGGAAGCCGGTAGAATGAAGCCTTCAGAAATATTTTTTCATTATGTTTTATCTGAATTAAAAGTCGATCCTAAATCTTGTTTAATGATCGGAGATGATGCAAAAGCAGATATCGAAGGAGCTAAAAATTGTAGTATCGATCAAGTTTATTTTAATCCGCAAAATGTTAAAACAGATTGCAAACCAAATTATGAGATTTCAGATATAAAGGAGTTGTTGGAAATACTTTAA
- a CDS encoding N-acetylmuramoyl-L-alanine amidase, whose translation MQALGHLNLIYRTTATCAGLLILLIFINFQSFGQNDENKFRIKTVVIDAGHGGKDPGAVCNNGKEKDITLAIALKLGNYIQTNFKDVKVVYTRKTDVFIELFKRAQIANTNKADIFICIHVNSSKKTDPFGTETYVMGLHKTQGNLDVAMTENSVITKEDNYQNQYEGFDPHSPEAFIIFSLYQNAHLDQSLNLASKIQEQFTKRVGRSDRGVKQAGFLVLWKTSMPSILTEVGFLSNADEAKYLLNDTNQNLMASAIYRAFKAYKNEMEGNLKSETGDDVQIKEVIDTTKTNINTTNNNSFQQSAENLINQAANDTLFFRVQIISSVKRLDNKTEKFKGLIGVEEINIDGCYKYTYGKSTTFEEISKIQKDIKSQYPDAFVIALKGGKKIPVNEAIKQTKN comes from the coding sequence ATGCAGGCTTTAGGCCATTTAAACTTGATTTACAGAACTACCGCAACTTGTGCGGGTTTGCTCATATTGTTAATTTTCATTAATTTTCAATCATTTGGGCAAAACGATGAAAATAAGTTCCGTATTAAAACTGTTGTAATCGATGCCGGACACGGTGGAAAAGATCCAGGTGCAGTCTGTAATAATGGTAAAGAAAAAGATATTACACTTGCTATTGCTTTAAAATTAGGTAATTATATCCAAACTAATTTTAAGGATGTAAAAGTTGTTTATACAAGAAAAACTGATGTTTTTATTGAATTATTCAAGCGAGCTCAGATTGCCAACACTAATAAAGCAGATATTTTTATTTGCATTCATGTAAATAGTAGTAAAAAAACAGATCCATTTGGTACAGAAACATATGTTATGGGTTTACATAAAACTCAGGGAAATCTGGATGTTGCTATGACAGAAAACTCTGTAATAACTAAAGAAGATAATTATCAAAATCAGTATGAGGGATTTGATCCACATAGTCCGGAAGCATTTATTATTTTTTCACTTTACCAGAATGCACATCTTGATCAGAGTTTAAATCTTGCATCAAAAATTCAGGAACAATTTACCAAAAGAGTAGGGAGGTCTGATCGTGGTGTTAAACAAGCTGGTTTTCTGGTACTTTGGAAAACGTCTATGCCAAGTATTTTGACTGAAGTTGGGTTTTTAAGTAATGCTGATGAAGCTAAATACTTATTAAATGATACAAATCAGAATTTAATGGCTTCGGCTATTTATAGGGCATTTAAAGCATATAAAAATGAAATGGAAGGAAATTTAAAATCTGAAACCGGAGATGATGTGCAAATTAAAGAAGTTATTGATACAACTAAAACTAATATAAATACAACAAATAATAATAGTTTTCAACAGTCAGCAGAAAACTTAATTAATCAGGCTGCAAACGATACATTATTTTTCAGAGTACAAATTATTTCTTCAGTAAAAAGACTTGATAATAAAACTGAAAAGTTTAAAGGACTTATAGGTGTAGAGGAAATAAATATTGATGGATGTTATAAATATACATATGGTAAATCAACAACTTTCGAAGAAATTTCAAAAATCCAGAAAGATATTAAATCGCAATATCCTGATGCATTTGTTATTGCATTAAAAGGTGGAAAAAAAATACCAGTTAATGAAGCAATCAAGCAAACAAAGAATTAA
- a CDS encoding MCE family protein, producing MAFKISNEVKVGVLVLLTIGIAIWGFQFLKGKNLFENRSTYYVIYDRVDGMDESSPVLINGLKVGLVTEINFLHDSLNRIIVKMLVDEGYKIPDSSIAEIYSADLMGSKAIRLNLTRNKKYYKSGDTLMSKIEQDLKAQVSAQMMPLKTKAEELMLSIDSVMSVVQNIFNENTRDNLSKTFASIKETIRNLERTSISLDTLMQNEKYVLARIFANIESITSNLKNNNEKIALILENFSSISDSLKKADIKQTIVTANSALNHANNILGKINRGEGSFGLLINNDTLYRNLENASRNLDRLMQDLRENPKRYLHFSLFDFGKTTIVDENGNKIKKRDRNNSSNSGGTTSDNSVIYKIQIRSANKQISPNSKEFKGEKNVEEIIVNGRYKYTLGRYNTLDEALKDQANITSKFPDAFVVAYQGNQQVPVQDARK from the coding sequence ATGGCATTTAAAATATCAAACGAAGTAAAAGTAGGAGTATTGGTTTTACTTACCATTGGAATAGCCATTTGGGGATTTCAATTTTTAAAAGGAAAAAATCTTTTTGAAAATAGAAGTACTTATTATGTAATTTACGATAGGGTTGATGGAATGGACGAATCAAGTCCGGTATTGATTAATGGATTAAAAGTTGGGTTGGTTACTGAAATAAATTTTTTGCATGATTCATTAAACAGAATTATTGTAAAAATGCTTGTTGATGAAGGGTATAAAATTCCCGATTCAAGTATAGCAGAAATTTATAGTGCAGATTTGATGGGAAGTAAAGCAATAAGGTTAAATCTTACTCGTAATAAAAAATATTATAAATCGGGTGATACTTTAATGTCAAAGATTGAGCAAGATTTAAAAGCTCAGGTAAGTGCTCAAATGATGCCATTAAAGACAAAAGCAGAAGAGCTTATGTTGTCAATTGACTCTGTTATGTCTGTTGTTCAAAATATTTTTAATGAAAATACACGCGATAATTTATCTAAAACTTTTGCAAGCATAAAAGAAACAATTAGAAATCTTGAAAGAACTTCAATTTCTCTTGATACTTTAATGCAAAATGAAAAATATGTACTAGCAAGAATTTTTGCAAATATTGAGTCAATAACCTCAAACCTTAAAAATAATAACGAAAAAATAGCTTTAATTTTAGAGAATTTCTCAAGTATTAGCGATTCTCTTAAAAAGGCAGATATTAAACAAACTATTGTTACTGCAAATAGTGCTCTTAATCATGCTAACAATATTCTTGGTAAAATAAACAGAGGTGAAGGTTCTTTTGGCTTGTTAATTAATAACGATACTTTATATAGAAATCTTGAGAATGCTTCAAGGAATTTAGACAGGTTAATGCAAGACTTAAGAGAAAATCCAAAACGATATTTACATTTTAGTCTTTTTGATTTTGGGAAAACAACAATAGTCGACGAAAATGGAAATAAAATAAAGAAACGGGATCGTAACAATAGTTCAAATAGTGGTGGGACTACATCTGATAATTCAGTTATATACAAAATTCAGATTCGTTCAGCAAATAAACAAATATCTCCTAATTCTAAGGAATTTAAGGGTGAAAAAAATGTTGAAGAGATTATTGTTAATGGCAGATACAAATATACTTTAGGTCGTTATAATACTCTGGATGAAGCATTGAAAGATCAGGCAAACATAACTTCCAAATTTCCTGATGCTTTTGTTGTTGCTTATCAGGGTAATCAACAGGTACCGGTTCAGGATGCAAGAAAATAA
- a CDS encoding SH3 domain-containing protein, producing the protein MIKHVLLILALFIGCLGNAQTLTQINKQLDSLNGLRKNIQIKIKDLQDQLHDVKVKIDGLEAKKAAMPGFNTNVQEDFIVAKVMSGGAILRDAPSSTGKTIVSIPGNETINVFRSQQNLYFKVSYKGQTGYLSYSTIEQNQQIDDFLAGKETVKQNTSTTTIIRTVNESDPRFQKLLKLYGKEKAIKIVNGELWQGMSYGMVLESIGKPNSKNSSNTNDGVKEQWIYSDYNLEFINGELKNWTKK; encoded by the coding sequence ATGATAAAACATGTATTGTTAATATTAGCATTATTTATTGGTTGTCTGGGCAATGCACAGACATTAACCCAAATAAATAAACAACTTGACAGTTTAAATGGTTTAAGAAAAAACATTCAGATAAAAATTAAAGATTTGCAAGATCAGTTACACGATGTAAAAGTTAAGATTGATGGACTTGAAGCAAAAAAAGCTGCTATGCCTGGTTTTAATACTAATGTTCAGGAAGATTTTATTGTTGCAAAAGTAATGTCGGGTGGGGCTATTCTTCGTGATGCTCCTTCTTCAACAGGAAAAACTATTGTGTCTATTCCTGGTAACGAAACAATAAATGTTTTCAGAAGTCAACAAAATCTTTATTTTAAAGTTTCATACAAAGGGCAAACAGGTTATTTAAGTTATTCAACAATCGAGCAAAATCAGCAGATTGATGATTTTCTGGCTGGAAAAGAAACTGTTAAGCAGAATACATCAACAACTACTATTATTAGAACAGTAAACGAAAGTGATCCTCGTTTTCAGAAATTATTAAAACTTTATGGTAAAGAAAAAGCAATAAAAATTGTAAATGGTGAATTGTGGCAGGGAATGAGTTATGGAATGGTACTAGAAAGTATTGGTAAGCCAAATTCAAAGAATTCAAGTAATACAAATGATGGAGTAAAAGAACAATGGATTTATAGTGATTATAATTTAGAATTTATTAATGGTGAACTAAAAAACTGGACAAAAAAATGA
- a CDS encoding asparagine synthetase B: MFRFQNILILFVIILCLTSRVNASYVLIPMDESQKNHLKAYGITYWMLQNGMEVQWLLNYRGGSFLVVNHKEIQDECTIRGVTIEVIADGQAGNILAEISTPEVNMDVIKLEKAPKIAVYAPPNKLPWDDAVMLVLTYAEIPYDIVYDEEIIRGDLSKYDWLHLHHEDFTGQYGKFWGAYQNAQWYKDDVARNEENAKKFGFTKVSELKLFVDKTIKQYVNNGGFLFAMCSATDSYDIALAAEGTDICDSPFDGDPMDANAQNKLDYERSLAFKDFTISKNPYEYEFSNIDVSTTRKVAKDDDYFTLFEFSAKWDPVPSMLCQNHENMIKGFMGQTTAFNKDVIKSSVLIMGENKSANEARYVHGELGKGTWTFFGGHDPEDFQHFVYDPPTNLDLCPNSPGYRLILNNVLFPAAKKKKLKT; the protein is encoded by the coding sequence ATGTTCAGGTTTCAAAACATATTAATATTATTTGTTATAATATTATGCCTTACATCAAGGGTAAATGCTTCATATGTTTTGATTCCAATGGACGAAAGCCAGAAAAATCATTTGAAAGCATATGGAATAACTTACTGGATGCTACAAAACGGAATGGAAGTTCAGTGGTTATTAAATTACAGAGGGGGAAGTTTTTTAGTTGTAAATCATAAGGAAATACAGGATGAATGTACTATCAGAGGAGTAACAATTGAAGTTATTGCTGATGGTCAGGCAGGAAATATTCTTGCAGAGATTTCTACACCTGAAGTAAATATGGATGTGATAAAACTTGAGAAAGCACCCAAAATTGCAGTTTACGCCCCTCCTAACAAATTACCATGGGACGATGCAGTAATGCTAGTTCTAACATATGCCGAAATACCATATGATATTGTTTATGATGAAGAAATTATTCGAGGCGATTTAAGTAAATACGATTGGCTTCATTTACACCACGAAGATTTTACCGGACAATACGGAAAATTCTGGGGAGCTTACCAAAATGCACAATGGTATAAAGATGATGTTGCCAGAAATGAGGAGAATGCAAAGAAATTCGGTTTTACAAAAGTTTCTGAATTAAAACTATTTGTTGATAAAACAATAAAACAATATGTAAATAACGGGGGATTTCTTTTTGCCATGTGTTCGGCAACTGACTCGTACGATATTGCTTTAGCAGCTGAAGGTACAGATATTTGCGACTCTCCATTTGATGGTGATCCTATGGATGCAAATGCACAAAATAAATTAGATTACGAAAGATCTTTAGCTTTTAAAGATTTTACTATCAGCAAAAATCCATACGAATACGAATTCTCAAATATAGATGTATCTACTACCAGAAAAGTAGCTAAAGACGATGACTATTTTACACTTTTTGAATTCTCTGCAAAATGGGATCCTGTACCTTCTATGCTTTGCCAGAATCATGAAAATATGATTAAAGGTTTTATGGGACAAACAACCGCATTTAATAAAGATGTTATAAAGTCAAGTGTTTTAATAATGGGCGAAAATAAATCTGCTAACGAAGCAAGGTATGTTCATGGTGAACTTGGAAAAGGTACATGGACTTTTTTTGGTGGTCACGACCCTGAAGATTTTCAGCATTTTGTTTACGATCCTCCAACTAATCTTGATTTATGCCCAAATTCTCCTGGTTATAGATTAATTCTTAACAACGTGCTTTTTCCTGCTGCAAAAAAGAAAAAGTTGAAGACTTAA
- a CDS encoding WD40 repeat domain-containing protein, producing MFKGRFKFYLLVIIHIALISFNSSVYSQIKLKFIKDHDKAIITTIFSPDNKNIACLTADKTIKIYNSQTGELIKVLDDKGEGDVSIAYSPDSKYIVCGSWDKTVKIWDVEKGKVLRKLLGHTQATRSVCFNNDGKFIASAGWGDIIKIWYTPTGVNLRNFKGHNQCIRSISFSPNGLYLASCGYDLQLKVWNLSVGTEVFSIKAADFPIETLSYSPDGKYIATAGLENSIKIWDAANGSLVKILKGHNDAVYSIAFSPDGKYLVSGGSDNIIKIWKIDQGISVFDLKGHSLGIRTVAFSDDGKLIASGAIDKTMRVWDASFLGIIPIQNNPEFSPNIKNENIISWNQPTENPSISFSRHATVIAQINDMTFKNIQFFLNKTEYTKLENNIPVVVKPISVKVTQDKKTEVSYDVYLDYTENEIQLFAENSDHSSYVFSKPLFIKFFDLSEYIKNTNFISLIISPDKYNDKKFNSDFQKDKPDIFQGIIKTQENKLYNSVTNTYPTSITSLSNNNICKTIDSLALNSKKQDLLSVSVSGIFVKNSENKVYFVSPDAEFKNCDTSLLDMEVLSNYLNKTSAFTVMFINASKTLKNYPEGYSAANETEIYNSVLKSIRSKKDYAVLVISSTEQLKLFEILANSFHPYNDLDNNNIIDLEEINTFFKKLYKIQYQYKGRYFPFFINNTPN from the coding sequence ATGTTTAAGGGGAGATTTAAATTTTATTTGCTGGTAATTATTCATATAGCTTTAATTAGTTTTAATTCTTCAGTATATTCTCAAATTAAATTAAAATTCATTAAAGATCACGATAAAGCAATTATTACAACCATTTTTTCTCCTGATAATAAAAATATTGCTTGCTTAACTGCCGATAAAACAATAAAAATTTACAATTCTCAAACAGGTGAATTAATAAAAGTTCTTGACGATAAAGGTGAAGGAGATGTAAGTATTGCATATAGTCCCGATTCAAAGTATATTGTTTGTGGAAGCTGGGATAAAACAGTAAAAATATGGGATGTAGAAAAAGGAAAAGTTTTAAGAAAACTTTTAGGTCATACTCAGGCTACCAGAAGTGTTTGTTTTAATAACGACGGAAAATTTATAGCAAGTGCAGGTTGGGGAGATATTATTAAGATATGGTACACACCAACTGGCGTTAATCTTAGAAATTTTAAAGGTCATAATCAATGTATCAGATCTATTTCATTTAGCCCAAATGGTTTGTATCTGGCAAGTTGTGGCTACGACTTACAGTTAAAAGTCTGGAATTTATCAGTTGGAACCGAAGTCTTTTCAATAAAGGCAGCTGATTTCCCTATTGAAACTTTAAGCTATAGTCCTGATGGAAAATACATAGCAACTGCAGGTTTAGAAAATTCAATTAAAATTTGGGATGCTGCAAATGGCTCACTTGTTAAAATCTTAAAAGGTCATAACGACGCTGTTTATTCTATTGCATTTAGCCCTGATGGGAAATATCTGGTAAGCGGAGGAAGCGATAACATTATAAAAATATGGAAAATTGATCAGGGAATATCAGTTTTTGATTTAAAAGGACATAGCCTCGGAATAAGGACTGTAGCATTCTCAGACGATGGAAAATTAATTGCATCTGGTGCAATTGATAAAACAATGAGAGTTTGGGATGCTTCATTCTTAGGAATTATACCAATACAAAATAATCCTGAATTTAGTCCTAACATAAAAAATGAAAACATAATTTCATGGAATCAACCTACAGAAAACCCTTCAATTTCTTTTTCAAGGCATGCTACTGTTATTGCACAAATAAACGATATGACTTTTAAAAATATTCAGTTCTTTTTAAATAAAACAGAATACACAAAACTTGAAAATAATATTCCGGTAGTTGTTAAACCTATATCAGTAAAAGTAACACAAGACAAAAAGACAGAGGTTAGTTATGACGTTTATTTAGATTATACTGAAAATGAAATTCAGCTATTTGCAGAAAACTCTGATCATAGTAGCTATGTATTTTCAAAACCACTATTTATTAAATTCTTTGATTTAAGTGAATATATTAAAAACACAAACTTTATTTCGCTTATTATCAGTCCAGATAAATACAACGATAAAAAATTTAATTCAGATTTTCAGAAAGACAAACCAGATATTTTTCAGGGGATAATTAAAACTCAGGAAAATAAATTATATAATTCGGTTACAAATACATATCCCACAAGCATTACTTCACTTTCAAACAATAATATATGCAAAACTATAGATTCACTTGCATTAAATTCTAAGAAGCAGGATTTGCTTTCAGTATCAGTTTCGGGCATATTCGTTAAGAATTCCGAAAATAAAGTGTATTTTGTTAGCCCTGATGCAGAATTTAAAAACTGTGATACAAGTCTTTTAGACATGGAAGTTCTAAGTAATTATTTAAATAAAACTTCCGCATTTACTGTTATGTTTATTAATGCTTCAAAAACTTTAAAAAACTACCCCGAAGGATATTCAGCTGCTAATGAAACAGAAATATATAATTCTGTTTTAAAAAGCATAAGAAGTAAAAAAGATTATGCAGTTTTAGTTATTTCATCCACCGAACAGCTAAAATTGTTTGAAATATTAGCAAATAGTTTTCATCCATACAATGATTTAGATAACAATAATATTATTGACTTAGAGGAAATTAATACTTTTTTTAAAAAATTATATAAAATTCAATATCAATACAAAGGACGTTATTTTCCATTCTTCATAAATAATACTCCAAATTAA